The DNA window TGACCCCTCTTCCCACGCAGGCCAATGGAGCAGGATTCAAGTCCGACTTTGTGTGCTGCAGAGTCACTTCCTGAGCATTCGGCTTGCTTATGAGATTGTTCACGGACTCGTGCCTGCATGGAAAATAAAACTCAGATCTCAACCAGAAAATTATTAGTATAAATTACTTCCTTGTGTCTCACAATGATATCAGCTTTTTCCTTCTTCATAGGCTTCCCGTTTCTGTGTGTATGAGTCAATAGGAACAAATCCGCAGCAGTGGGCTCCTCATTGTTAGGCCGCTTCTGCTTCTGTTGCATGCGGTAATACAATTAGCACGTCATTGGTGATAGTGAAAGCAAAGCAACAGGATTTTAATTACCTCCTCCTCAATTATCCGTGCAAAGCTCTTTGTTCCTGCAGTATGCGTAGCGGTTACATTTGCCCGACAAGCTTTATTTCGACTACTCACAGCCTGATCAAAGATAAAGTTACCAATCATTTAACAAGCCTGCCAAATTGCAAACAAGATGGCAAGAAAATAGAATGGTCGGTGTTACCTTCGCTTTTTCCGTACCCCAATATGCAACTAAATATTGCCACTGTTCCTTGAGAACGCGAGGATTTTGATCAGCAAGGCATTCCTCCACCGTTTCATGAGTATCATAATGTTTTTGTTTTAAGAGAGCTTTCCAACTCTTCCACTTTCTTCCTATACACTTCATGATCCAGAATTCAGCAGCTGGAGCAATGTCAAATTTGAGCTACATCAACAAACAAGGGGTGTCATACAAGAAACTAAAGGCACAGAAAGCAGCAGTAACCATATAAAACTGCATACCTTGACAATATGATACATCACATCCTTGTTTTTCTCTGGAACACGTCTCCAATCTTGATGTGTCAGAGGTGCCAATATTCCGTCACGTGCTAATGCACCCAGAAAGGTAGATAAGGTGCCTGCCTCTTTCCCAACAGGCTCCCCCGAAGCGTTCAATAGCACTGGAATGCGGACACCCTTAGGCAAATTCCACACCTTGAGACAGAGTGTAAGACCACGACCACGACCACACCCTTGATTCCTCTTGGTACCTgcttgaaaggaaaaaaaaacaatgagacAATCAGATGAGCATAACAAGAACAGCTGTCAAATGGTGGTGTTCTTTATAGACAGAGTATGAATAAGGAAATGAACAGGATTTGATAATGAAACAGGGGAGTGTGAACAGTTTGTTTCAAACAAATCCAATTTATTCTATGTTTAGTGGTCTACATGGGAAAATGAATATTTTAGTGTGACAAGTTCCTCTCGGTACCCACGAGTCTCCATTCTTCTGTGGATTCAGCATGgataaaatgcaaaaaaaataataaaaaaaaaccctccaacTATGGTAATCATGGGCAGATAGCTTACTGAGTTCAAAATGATATGTATTATAGCTTAATAAGACTCATAATCGCTGCTCCTAATTTCCAAAGAAAGAAAACACTTCTAATCCCCAAGAATTCTTTATAGATATGTTTACCCTCAGCAGTGTAACGGATAAGAGTGAAGGAGAATAGCTTAATGAGTTTAAAAGGATTTGCATCATTGCTTAATAAGATTCATAATCCCAATGAaattattttatctttataAGGAGGTTTATTCTCATCAGTGTAAAATAGACAATAATAAGAGCAAGGACAATGGCTCACTGAGTTCAAAAGGATATGTACCAGGGCTTAATAAGATTCGTCATccttagaaaaatattttatctttatatgGAGGCTTATTCGCCCTAATGTGAGGCACAATAATAAGAGTGAAGCGTAATAGCCTACTGAGTTAAAAAGGATATGGGTTGTTGCTTAATAAGATTCATAATCCCAAAGAAAATATCCCTTTCTAAGAAAACTTATTCTCCATGGTGCAACACATAATAATAAGAGTGAAGGACAATAGAAGTGTGAATTACCAACATTCCAGCGTTCGTCGCAATCTTCAGAATCACTTAATGCATGCACATCACCAGAACTTGCCTGTGACATCGCACGCTCAAATGATGAATTACTAGATCTTAGCTTCGCAAGGGCCTTTCTAACTTCCTGCGGAACGTAGTTACATGCAAAATGCTCAGGATCAGACATGTCGATATCGGAAGGTGGTGGTGTAGTTAACTGGACGTTGTCAAACTCATTAGAGACTTTTTCAGGGGTCTTATGCATAGGGGATGAACTAGGGCATATGCTGTTAATGATTCTGTCGATATCTGGAGAGTTAGACAAACTCTGATCTGGAGAAGGCATATACAGATCATCAGGCTCATTTTCTGATGGTTCACTGTCTGTGATGGCAGCTGGCATGTGGCCAGTTGAAGATGCAGCTTGCCTCTCAACAGGATCCCTGTGTATTGATTCAGTATCCATGACTGCAGCAGATACTTGGTCATTTTGAGAAACCTGCTGCTCAAAAGACTTGTTTTTGCTGTGTTTTTTGTCTTTTGCAGCAGGAGAATCTTTGGCCAAACGTTTACTGCGCCTAAGTTCAAGACCTGAATTTGAATTAGCCAACAAACTCTTCGTTTTTCTCTTGCGAATTGTGCAGCTAAAAGGTTCCGATTGTTCTTTTTCCGGGCATCTAATTCTCCCACTGCTATCCCCTGCAACAGTCTGATTGTCCAGTTGAGCACATGTCTCTTGTCTATGGTTTACTTGACTTGCAGTCCTCAATTGCTTTTCCTGGACATGAACCACACCATCTGCATGCTTATCCTGAGCATTCTCTTGAGAAATTGCAATATAAGAAGGCTGTTTTTGTGCCTGTTGTATGATCCGCTTGGAGTTGGGAGCCTGTGCCTGATTCTTATCTACATTTATAGGTTTGGGTCCAACAGAGTGCACCGTTGTGCAATTTATACGCGTTGCATTAGTCTCATCAATCAGCGCAATGCATCTTGACTCACTAAAAACTGTGGGATCAATAGAATCTGCCTGTACTTCATTAACTCTATCTCTATGATCTAGATGTGTCTGCTTCATACGAAAAGCATAGCTAGAATGTTGATCTTGTGCCTGATGCCTGAACTGGTTCAGAGGCTTTTCTTGTGTCTTTTCTGCACTTATGATTCCACAGCCAACAGATTCTCTGTTTCTCTGCTTATGATGCCTTCTAATAATCTCATTGGCCTCATGTATCCCTTCTCCATCCATCATGTAATCAGAACGATACGGGTCTGACTGCTCCGGAAGCTGATTTGGACGCTTTGTATGTCCCTGTTCCATACGATTTAGTGGATCGTTAGGTTCTGCTTGGATGAGTCCCGTGCGACTCGCAATATTAGGATGCTCTTCGTGCGCCTGCATTACAACATCAACACGAACCAATGCACTATTAGAGACAGCAGTGTAGCATATCAGTTCAGTGGAGAGAATATTTAGCATCAATTTCATGATAATTTCTCCAATTGAGAATATGCTTCACTCAATCAAGCCAGGAATCATGAAACAAAACATAGCTGTAGTCAAACTGTTTTTTAACATCAAATGGGGCATTTGCCCTAACCTTTCTAGCAACACTTTCATCACTCATAGAGTCACAGTACATCGCTTTGCTGAACACCATTCTACCTCCTCTAAAAAGAAGTGATATGGTAGCCATTGAATTGAGTCAATTCAATTGAGGACACGGGAGTGGAAGCGTACCTCCCGGACTTGGAGgatcggcggtggcgacgaggtGCCGATCGGCACCACGGGGACGGCGCCCTCCACCGCGGCGGACGACAGGAGGTAGTGCCGGAGCCGCGCGGtgtcgacggcgagctcggcggcgcagATGGGGCAGGCGCAGCGCGCCAGCCCGACGGGCACGCTGAGCAGCGCCCCGCAGGCGCCGCAGGGGAGCCGCGCGCCGcggacgtcggcggcgccgcggggcAGGGGCAGCGCCTTcctccgtggcggcggcggcggcatgagcTCCGGGGGCAGCGACTGCGGCATGGCGCAGTCGGGGCAGATGAACTCCGTCAGTCCCGGCTCCACCTCCAGCGTCTCCCCGCACCCCGCGCACCGCACCTCCAGCGGCTCCGGCgagcctccctccgccgccgccgacgccgcagcgCGCCCTGGCGCCATTGGCGCAGGTGGGAAGAGGTTTcgaggttgttttttttttttttctgcggcGAATGAGGAGAAGTGGGGAGGGAGAGTGGGGGGAAGGAGAAGCGTTGCGGGATGCTGATCTCTAGCGACGGTCAGCCTTTAGCTAGTCTGCCTAGTAGGAGTAGGTTTAACGCTTTTTTTTACTCACCAGCGAGTGAATTTTATGAATATAGTAAAAAGAATGGATCAATCGATCCCAAATACAAATTTGTTCATCGGTACTGCTATACACACGAACTAGCTGTTCAAACTCATGTACAGCTAAAAACATGTTACCATAGATCAATCAAAAAGTATATGTTCACATGTACTGTTTACAACAGTTGATCAAATTCAGTCGTACATGAGTCTAATGATCAAATTCAGTCGCACGTGACTCTGATAATTAGTTCGTATGTACAACAATTTCCTTTGTTAATATTCTATGCTATTTCGAGTGATACCACAAATTAGCGATCCAACGTTTCGATATACAGGCCAAGGGACGCTTTCTCCGCTCATTTCCACAAGACCAAGATAATGTTTCcgattgagtaaaatgcatgaGCGGTGCTTAAACTTGAGCAGAGGTGTTACGTAGGATCGTAAACTGAAAATTTGCACAATAAGGTTCATGATCTTGTTTTAATGAACCATGGTCGGTCCAAAACACGTTTAACCATATCTGACCGCATACGTAGCATTCCACGTAGGCAGCATTTTACATCTGGCCCCCTTCACATCTCGAGGGGGATGCAAAGTGATCAAAGGATTTGAGAGAATTTCGGTGACTACTGTAGCAACAAGAGGTAAGAACAGAATTACCGGCACGTCGAGATGCAGAAGGGGTTGGATGCAAAATGCTACCTACGTGAAGCGCCACATAGTCGGTCAACTCTAGTCAAACGCGCTTTGGACCAGCTATGGTTCATTAAAACAAGATCCTAAACCTCAATGTGTAATTTTCAAGTTTACGGACATAAGTAACACCTTCGCTCAAGTTTAAGGATCAGCCATGTAATTTACTCTTTCCGATTTTTCGCTACTCATTTGCATATGTGATAGAATATTTCCTAAcacaatgaatctgaacagagaAGATAgatactcccttcatcttaaAATGTAAGAACCTAGTACTGGATTAGACATTTTATAGCTTTACGAATCCGGATAGAGATATTTACCAGATTCATCGTGGTATGAAATATCTAATCCGGTATTAGGTTTCTAATTTTGGAACAAAGAGAGTAATAAACAAAACGTGAAGAGATGAAGCTATTCTGGCCATCTGGGTCAAGAGCCAAGAGATGAGTTTCACTATCGATCGGAGTCAGCGTAGCAGCGGGAAATACCACTGCTGGCAGTGCATTTCAGCATCTCTCCAAAAGACCAGGGACAGGGAAACAGCATTAGACGCAGGTTTATATATTACATGGCCAAAATTCTACGCGGCGAGGCAGATCAATCGCTTGTAGACaccacttcctcctcctcaacctCATAAtcttcgtcatcgtcgtcgtcatcgtcgtcgtggtgTCTCGCAGATTGACGCCTTTCAACATGCTGTTTGTCTGATTCGTCCTGCAAAACGTTACAAAACAAGATCGCTGCTTAGTCGCTTCAACGAACAAGCTACAAAAGATGGTTGGAAAGCATGATCAAATGTATGTGCAGCAGCAAGATTAAGTGGGTCAACTCGCAAACCCACTTATAGACTAATCAAATGGATTGACCCGCGGGTTACGCACTTATTTGATCTATAAGTGATTTGGCGGGTCAATCCACTTACACCCTTAGCTGGTAAGCATGACCTCTAGTAGATTTTCCTTTGCTTTTGGGAAAAAAAGGGAATTCATCATCTACCTGATGTTTTGACTGGTCCTGTTGAAcatctcctccagctgccgAAGACCCAGGGGCATGCTGCAGAGTCACCAGATCAATCTCTTGGGTCTAGTTTGGAAAAGGAATTAAGTGAAACCAtttacttactccctccgtttcacaatgtaagtcattctagcatttcccacattcatattaatgttaatgaatctagatagatataaatgctagaatgacttacattgtgaaacggaggaagtagtttttATGTATACCTCATGATCAACACCTAACAATGGCGCACCACGCACACTTTGCTCCAGGGATTTAAACTTCTCCTCCCAGGATTGATTTAAACCTTGCAGAGCATGATTGATCATCTGTTGGACCTCCTCCTGCGAGAACTTCTGCTGACCCCTTTTACCAGGGATGGACTTTGCTATCTCCGCGATTTTGGCCTTGTCGATGGTGCCAGTGAGTCCATAGTACCTCCCACGGTTCCGGCCCCCCACCTGCTGTATCCATGCAGCATCGGGATCTGCAGGTTTATCACCAGCCTCCTCCATTCGCTTCTTGAAACCCTCCTGGAAAATTCAGTGAATTGCAAACACGATTCAGCAGCCATTGGATACACTCATCTAACTAGTTTGCATGTTGCATGATGCTTTCTAAATAATGCATACACCTTTAGAACCTACCACAATCCGTTTCGCTTTCTCACTGACAAATTCTCCTGTGCCACCATTAAACTTATGGGTCTTGTTGAATATCTCAAGTTCTGACACTGGCTTCCCACCATTCTCTATGACCTATGCAATTCAATCAGAACCAGGGTAATGTGTTATAATTCTGAgtttttttagatgaaaattaaaatgactAAACCAATGGAATTTGTCTTTATGTCTTACCATAAGCTGCCGTTGCATGGCAAAGCTCCGAGAACCTGATGTGTGATGAGCACGACCTCCAACAAACCGATTCTTCCTATACTTCAGAGACATCTGCAAGACTTCTTCTTTGGCCCAATATTCACACAATCTCTCCCACCAATTCGGATGCATCCATGCAGGGGGGAAGGGTTTCCACAGTAAAGGGTCCTCGTCCTCATTTACCTTTTCTGTCTGATTGTCCTTTGGCTCTTCTGTAGCATCTTCCTCCTCTGACTCTGCATGACTATTGGAGCTACGAGAACctgaagcttttttggctttttgTACTGCAGCCAATTCTGCTCTAACCCTTCGCTTCTCTTCGCACAGGAGGCCAGTAAACTGTTTTACTGCTCTGCGCTGAAATATCTTCAGGCACTCGGCCTCACGGCCAGGGGCCCACTTGTACCTTTGCTACAGCAAGTGAATATAAGATCAGAAGCCTGTCAAATATATATGACAGTGCACATGTATTAATTTCCTTACAAGAAATTCATTCAAAATAGCAGCCCTCGTCTCTGCAGGATAATGTTTCCAGCGGTAAACCAATTCCTCATTAGCTGGAACATCACCATGCTCACCAACCGGCAAATAGGTTGATCCAGGGTACTTCTGCTTCAAAAGAGCAGTGATGGTAGAGGACACCTTGGGACAAAGTGGGTTGACATCCCAGTTACTGTCAGAGAAAGTTTATTTGTCAAGTACATGGTAAAGAATGCATCAAGAAACACTACCGACAATTTATCAACGCACATATTGCCTTCAAATAAAATgcacatactcgatattatttGGTGTCAAGACAGGCCTGTCATATTCCCTGCGTGGTTCAATCAGTCCTCTAGGACGGCGTCCCCTGCCCCTACCTGATGATTTACGactatattttcttaatacGGGATGATAGCTATATGCGTCCTGCTGAACAAGTGAATGCGTATCAGCTTATGCATTCAGACTCCCAGTCACACTAAATATATAGAATTCATGCATAAATTAAACCATCAGATCCTCAAACTTGATCCTACAATCTTGCTCTTGGGCAAGTTGCATCTAATGGAAGCTCTGAGCCTCATACCTGTTGCGCATGCGTAACCTGCTCTGGTGACTGTGGCTGCACCTGCTCACCACTTTTATCAAGCTGGTGTGTACCCCTGACCTCTGGAGGGCACAGTTGATTGTAGCGGTGCGGGGATTGCTCGGCTTGAGGCATCTCACGATTTGAAGATGCTGGTAAAACAGATGCATCAGCATTGCCTGACTCACTTGAGCATGCTTGAGGCATTTGGCACTGAGGTGATGGACTGGGACACAAATTGGCAATGAGTCGGTCAATGTCTGGAGGATCAGAATTATATTGGTTTGGAGAAGCAGCTGGCTGCTGGACTGGATCATCATTTATTGGTTGTTCTGGTTGTTTCGTCAAGCGCTTGCTACGCCTAAGATAGAGTCCTTCATTTGGAGAACTCGGAAAGCCCTTATTTTTCCTCTTATTCTCACCAGCATTCTTGCTGCTCCTTTTTCTCTTCGGGCATCCAATCGTCTTACCAGCTTGTGCTTTTTTCAGTTCACTAGCTTGATTGAGGGGCTCTGCTTTTTCCCGCTCCATAGTACTTGAGACATTTTTTGCCCGCTGTTCACGACTTGAAATGTCAACAAGAGGTTGCTGCCCTTGTGCGTGGTCCCCACGAACTGAATTACTCGGAGGGCAAGCTTGTGCCTGTGGTGTGCTTTCCTGAATAGGACGCTCTGGTTGTagtttttcaatatatatagattcaacACCTGCCTGCAATCTAGCCTTCCTTGAACTAGACCTTGCAGTGGTTTTATCAAGTGTCTCATTGCATGATTCCCCCCTATGAATTGAATGGTTAACAGGCTCCTTTCGTGCCAATGTGTGTTGGACTGCTGCTGGGGAGTCGTTTCTGAAAGAACTGAATGTCTCCTCTCTTGGAACTGAACGAATGGAGCATTGTGCTGGTATCTGCTCTGAACGAATTGGATGGTGTCTTTCTATTTGTGACTGCTgcaccaaaataaataaataaatcaaaagaTTAGATCCATACATAGTAGAGTAAGAAAAGAACATTGAAGGGGAGCTCGTGATCAAATAGATTTTGCAGAAATACAATGAGTACATCATTGTAACTGATTTTAGTACATTAAGACTTCGACTTGCATAGTCTCCGTTCAGCTATTGGCTATATCACTGACACTGATTTTGCTTGTTATTAAGATTGGAATGACCCACATCTAGACTGATTGTCTATGGTTGTTCGATTTACAACCATATCATCTGAGATGACCAAAATGTGACTGAAACTAAAAGAAGGCTGAGTTCAGCGTATATAACCAAGGTGCTTGCCTCTATTCCTAGTTGAAGGACAGGAAGAAAATAGAATTCTCAAGTCCAATGCCAAGAATTTTTATGTGGCTCAACAATACTTGGAAAGTGGAACCCCCATTGCTGGATCCATTGACAATCTCAGAACATATACAGCTTACGCACAATACCATTCAAAGACCCCCTGCAACTTGCATATTCTTGCTCAAGTCACTTGCAAGAACTTATATGATACccactgtcccaaaataaagctatttccaGAGtttaaatttgtcccaaaatgtagctatttctacaCCTACCCTCTTATCTCAACCAATCGCAACCATCTCTTATTTAATTCCTCCACCTAttttctcctctcaaccaatcacagcaTTCAGTTCCACCTACTTCCTTAATTCCTGTGAAAAAAtagatgcttatattttgggacatgtGGAGTATTATTGAGCCAATGCGGCATTCCAGTAGAGCAAGACCAGCGCTCTAAGCTTCTGGAGAAAATTGCAATATTGGGACTGCAAACATTGGGGCTTCACTGTTGACACTCCGAGTGGATGATAAATGGGCCCATCCGTGTCTATGAAATATGGATCCAGTGTCATTATAGCAAAGCTTATGTTTGCAGTGTCATAATTGCGAATCCCCCAAGCTTCTGACTGCTTAAATCACAGACAGATCAAAATGTACGCACCTCCGGCCGATGGCGCAGGGAAGACGCCGTGAGCGTGACGCCAGCTGGGGGCGGCGCCACGACGGAGACCGTGGGGGCGGCAGGGGAAGCGAAGTAGAGGCGGAGGcgcccgccgtcgacgacgagctcggcggcgcagACCGGGCAGGCGAAGCGCACGAGCCCCGCCGGCACACTCAGCAGAGCGCAGCAGCCACCGCACGGCatgcgcgcgggcgcgggaaCCTGCACGGGGACCGGCACGGGAGCGTGCACCaccgcggcgggaggaggcccCCGTCCGGGGATGGGCAGAGCccgccgcgggcgcggcggcggcggaggcatgAGCTCGGGCGGGAGCGCCTGGTGGGTCCCGCAGTCCGGGCAGGCGAACTCGGTGAGGCCCGGCTCCACCTCCAGCGTCTCCCCGCACCCCGCGCACCGCACCTCCACGAACTCCGGCTggccccccgccgcctccgccatggcTTCGGGGagcagcggctagggtttccttCGGTGCGCCCTCGGGGAACAGAGTAGTAATTGGGAGTGAGGTGTGAGTGCGAGATACTACTACTGCCAACCCCTAGTACCCGTAGCAAAGCCGGAATCGGCCGTCGGGAAAAGAAACGGCTCCGTGTCATGTCGCGCCGTGTGGGTCGGAAATTTACTTTttgcttagggtgtgtttagtcacttgaaaaaagttaaaagtttgggaaaagttggaagtttatgtgtgtagaaaaattttagatgtgatgtgatgtgatggaaagttgaaagtttggaataGTTGggagtgaactaaacacggccttagagGGAAAATACCTTCGCGCCAACTTTTTCCCGCCCGGCATCTTCCATTTCATTTTATCGCTTTTGTTTACACGGAAAAAATGTTGTAGATGTTGGTGCTCATATAACGCATATATgctcacccctataaacatatacagtCATACACTTACACCCtacgtccaaaaaaaaaattatagggaTGTATCTGAACAAGCATATCGTTATAAGCATCTTCGAATAGTGAGCACATATCATTTGAGATTGTTAATCCCATTATATATTAGAGGTTGTTTGGTTTTGAGAATTTTCAACCCTTGAGAATgagaaaatagataaataagGTTGTATTACCCCAACCCTTCCAATTTTCCAAGAGATTTGAGTCAATAGAAAATTTCATATGTTTTCTTCTCTATCCAACTcgtatgaaagaaaaaaaaaatctttgatttTCCTATGTTTCATTTCCACAAAACGAATGGCACTTATGAAAATTAATTCTTAGGAATTcaaatctttttttccttcaaactAAGCAAAGTCCTAAATAAT is part of the Oryza glaberrima chromosome 4, OglaRS2, whole genome shotgun sequence genome and encodes:
- the LOC127771397 gene encoding uncharacterized protein LOC127771397 isoform X4, with product MAEAAGGQPEFVEVRCAGCGETLEVEPGLTEFACPDCGTHQALPPELMPPPPPRPRRALPIPGRGPPPAAVVHAPVPVPVQVPAPARMPCGGCCALLSVPAGLVRFACPVCAAELVVDGGRLRLYFASPAAPTVSVVAPPPAGVTLTASSLRHRPEQSQIERHHPIRSEQIPAQCSIRSVPREETFSSFRNDSPAAVQHTLARKEPVNHSIHRGESCNETLDKTTARSSSRKARLQAGVESIYIEKLQPERPIQESTPQAQACPPSNSVRGDHAQGQQPLVDISSREQRAKNVSSTMEREKAEPLNQASELKKAQAGKTIGCPKRKRSSKNAGENKRKNKGFPSSPNEGLYLRRSKRLTKQPEQPINDDPVQQPAASPNQYNSDPPDIDRLIANLCPSPSPQCQMPQACSSESGNADASVLPASSNREMPQAEQSPHRYNQLCPPEVRGTHQLDKSGEQVQPQSPEQVTHAQQQDAYSYHPVLRKYSRKSSGRGRGRRPRGLIEPRREYDRPVLTPNNIDNWDVNPLCPKVSSTITALLKQKYPGSTYLPVGEHGDVPANEELVYRWKHYPAETRAAILNEFLQRYKWAPGREAECLKIFQRRAVKQFTGLLCEEKRRVRAELAAVQKAKKASGSRSSNSHAESEEEDATEEPKDNQTEKVNEDEDPLLWKPFPPAWMHPNWWERLCEYWAKEEVLQMSLKYRKNRFVGGRAHHTSGSRSFAMQRQLMVIENGGKPVSELEIFNKTHKFNGGTGEFVSEKAKRIVEGFKKRMEEAGDKPADPDAAWIQQVGGRNRGRYYGLTGTIDKAKIAEIAKSIPGKRGQQKFSQEEVQQMINHALQGLNQSWEEKFKSLEQSVRGAPLLGVDHEHAPGSSAAGGDVQQDQSKHQDESDKQHVERRQSARHHDDDDDDDDEDYEVEEEEVVSTSD
- the LOC127771397 gene encoding uncharacterized protein LOC127771397 isoform X3 translates to MAEAAGGQPEFVEVRCAGCGETLEVEPGLTEFACPDCGTHQALPPELMPPPPPRPRRALPIPGRGPPPAAVVHAPVPVPVQVPAPARMPCGGCCALLSVPAGLVRFACPVCAAELVVDGGRLRLYFASPAAPTVSVVAPPPAGVTLTASSLRHRPEQSQIERHHPIRSEQIPAQCSIRSVPREETFSSFRNDSPAAVQHTLARKEPVNHSIHRGESCNETLDKTTARSSSRKARLQAGVESIYIEKLQPERPIQESTPQAQACPPSNSVRGDHAQGQQPLVDISSREQRAKNVSSTMEREKAEPLNQASELKKAQAGKTIGCPKRKRSSKNAGENKRKNKGFPSSPNEGLYLRRSKRLTKQPEQPINDDPVQQPAASPNQYNSDPPDIDRLIANLCPSPSPQCQMPQACSSESGNADASVLPASSNREMPQAEQSPHRYNQLCPPEVRGTHQLDKSGEQVQPQSPEQVTHAQQDAYSYHPVLRKYSRKSSGRGRGRRPRGLIEPRREYDRPVLTPNNIDNWDVNPLCPKVSSTITALLKQKYPGSTYLPVGEHGDVPANEELVYRWKHYPAETRAAILNEFLQRYKWAPGREAECLKIFQRRAVKQFTGLLCEEKRRVRAELAAVQKAKKASGSRSSNSHAESEEEDATEEPKDNQTEKVNEDEDPLLWKPFPPAWMHPNWWERLCEYWAKEEVLQMSLKYRKNRFVGGRAHHTSGSRSFAMQRQLMVIENGGKPVSELEIFNKTHKFNGGTGEFVSEKAKRIVEGFKKRMEEAGDKPADPDAAWIQQVGGRNRGRYYGLTGTIDKAKIAEIAKSIPGKRGQQKFSQEEVQQMINHALQGLNQSWEEKFKSLEQSVRGAPLLGVDHETQEIDLVTLQHAPGSSAAGGDVQQDQSKHQDESDKQHVERRQSARHHDDDDDDDDEDYEVEEEEVVSTSD
- the LOC127771397 gene encoding uncharacterized protein LOC127771397 isoform X2: MAEAAGGQPEFVEVRCAGCGETLEVEPGLTEFACPDCGTHQALPPELMPPPPPRPRRALPIPGRGPPPAAVVHAPVPVPVQVPAPARMPCGGCCALLSVPAGLVRFACPVCAAELVVDGGRLRLYFASPAAPTVSVVAPPPAGVTLTASSLRHRPESQIERHHPIRSEQIPAQCSIRSVPREETFSSFRNDSPAAVQHTLARKEPVNHSIHRGESCNETLDKTTARSSSRKARLQAGVESIYIEKLQPERPIQESTPQAQACPPSNSVRGDHAQGQQPLVDISSREQRAKNVSSTMEREKAEPLNQASELKKAQAGKTIGCPKRKRSSKNAGENKRKNKGFPSSPNEGLYLRRSKRLTKQPEQPINDDPVQQPAASPNQYNSDPPDIDRLIANLCPSPSPQCQMPQACSSESGNADASVLPASSNREMPQAEQSPHRYNQLCPPEVRGTHQLDKSGEQVQPQSPEQVTHAQQQDAYSYHPVLRKYSRKSSGRGRGRRPRGLIEPRREYDRPVLTPNNIDNWDVNPLCPKVSSTITALLKQKYPGSTYLPVGEHGDVPANEELVYRWKHYPAETRAAILNEFLQRYKWAPGREAECLKIFQRRAVKQFTGLLCEEKRRVRAELAAVQKAKKASGSRSSNSHAESEEEDATEEPKDNQTEKVNEDEDPLLWKPFPPAWMHPNWWERLCEYWAKEEVLQMSLKYRKNRFVGGRAHHTSGSRSFAMQRQLMVIENGGKPVSELEIFNKTHKFNGGTGEFVSEKAKRIVEGFKKRMEEAGDKPADPDAAWIQQVGGRNRGRYYGLTGTIDKAKIAEIAKSIPGKRGQQKFSQEEVQQMINHALQGLNQSWEEKFKSLEQSVRGAPLLGVDHETQEIDLVTLQHAPGSSAAGGDVQQDQSKHQDESDKQHVERRQSARHHDDDDDDDDEDYEVEEEEVVSTSD
- the LOC127771397 gene encoding uncharacterized protein LOC127771397 isoform X1; translation: MAEAAGGQPEFVEVRCAGCGETLEVEPGLTEFACPDCGTHQALPPELMPPPPPRPRRALPIPGRGPPPAAVVHAPVPVPVQVPAPARMPCGGCCALLSVPAGLVRFACPVCAAELVVDGGRLRLYFASPAAPTVSVVAPPPAGVTLTASSLRHRPEQSQIERHHPIRSEQIPAQCSIRSVPREETFSSFRNDSPAAVQHTLARKEPVNHSIHRGESCNETLDKTTARSSSRKARLQAGVESIYIEKLQPERPIQESTPQAQACPPSNSVRGDHAQGQQPLVDISSREQRAKNVSSTMEREKAEPLNQASELKKAQAGKTIGCPKRKRSSKNAGENKRKNKGFPSSPNEGLYLRRSKRLTKQPEQPINDDPVQQPAASPNQYNSDPPDIDRLIANLCPSPSPQCQMPQACSSESGNADASVLPASSNREMPQAEQSPHRYNQLCPPEVRGTHQLDKSGEQVQPQSPEQVTHAQQQDAYSYHPVLRKYSRKSSGRGRGRRPRGLIEPRREYDRPVLTPNNIDNWDVNPLCPKVSSTITALLKQKYPGSTYLPVGEHGDVPANEELVYRWKHYPAETRAAILNEFLQRYKWAPGREAECLKIFQRRAVKQFTGLLCEEKRRVRAELAAVQKAKKASGSRSSNSHAESEEEDATEEPKDNQTEKVNEDEDPLLWKPFPPAWMHPNWWERLCEYWAKEEVLQMSLKYRKNRFVGGRAHHTSGSRSFAMQRQLMVIENGGKPVSELEIFNKTHKFNGGTGEFVSEKAKRIVEGFKKRMEEAGDKPADPDAAWIQQVGGRNRGRYYGLTGTIDKAKIAEIAKSIPGKRGQQKFSQEEVQQMINHALQGLNQSWEEKFKSLEQSVRGAPLLGVDHETQEIDLVTLQHAPGSSAAGGDVQQDQSKHQDESDKQHVERRQSARHHDDDDDDDDEDYEVEEEEVVSTSD